AACAGTTCAATGCCAAGAATCTTTTCTACATTTTCAATCACTCTGAGGGCTTTGCGAGCACCAATACTTCCCATACTCACGTGGTCTTCTTGCCCTAGTGAGGTGGGGATCGAGTCTGCGGAAGCCGGAAAGCAAAGGCCTTTATTTTCCGAAGCCAAGGCTGCTGTGGTGTATTGCGGGATCATTAAGCCTGAATTAAGTCCCGTTTCTTTCAGCAATAGTTTTGGAACACCCGGTGTGTCGCCTTCGATGGAAAGATAAATTCTACGATCGGCAATATTTCCAATTTCAGATGCTGCAAGTGTTGCATAGTCCAAGGGTAAGGCAATGGGTTGTCCATGGAAATGACCTCCTGAAATAGTATGCTCTGCATCAAATACCACCGGATTGTCAGTTACTGAATTAATTTCAATTTCTAATGTATTCTTCAAATGCAAGTAAGCATTCCAGCTAGCCCCATGAACTTGAGGCATGCACCGGAGAGAATAGGGGTCCTGAACTCGCGTACAGTGAAGATGAGATGCGACGATTTCTGAGTCTTTCAGCAGGTTTAAGATCGTTTGGGCCACATGCTTATTTCCAGCATAAGGCCGGAGTTGATGAAGTTCTGCTGAAAAAGGCTTTACAGATCCCATAAGTCCTTCAAGCATCATGGCTCCACTAATATTTGCATGTGAAAGCAAATTGAATAATCGTTCTACCACTTTGATACCATGGGCAGCCATAAACTGAGTCCCATTGATTAAGGCAAGTCCCTCTTTTGGACCAAGCTGCAAGGGTCGTTTGTCGAATTGGTCCAAAACCGTATCGGTTCGTTCCATTTTACCTTGGAAGTGAACTTTTCCCAAACCGATTAAGGGTAAAAACAAGTGTGATAAGGGTGCCAAATCACCCGATGCCCCAACTGAACCTTGAATCGG
Above is a window of Algoriphagus sanaruensis DNA encoding:
- the hutH gene encoding histidine ammonia-lyase, which gives rise to MNIFHYGQDKLSASIALGLARKKIKGILSPETLQKIQTSAQAVEKIAQGDAIVYGINTGFGPLCTTKISASDTKTLQENLLKSHAVGVGESVDLEISKLMLVLKIHALAQGFSGIRLETVERIIWMLEKDIIPVVPIQGSVGASGDLAPLSHLFLPLIGLGKVHFQGKMERTDTVLDQFDKRPLQLGPKEGLALINGTQFMAAHGIKVVERLFNLLSHANISGAMMLEGLMGSVKPFSAELHQLRPYAGNKHVAQTILNLLKDSEIVASHLHCTRVQDPYSLRCMPQVHGASWNAYLHLKNTLEIEINSVTDNPVVFDAEHTISGGHFHGQPIALPLDYATLAASEIGNIADRRIYLSIEGDTPGVPKLLLKETGLNSGLMIPQYTTAALASENKGLCFPASADSIPTSLGQEDHVSMGSIGARKALRVIENVEKILGIELFYAAQAMDYHAPLKSGKIMTALYNRVRQDIEPIVSDRIMYEDMETAIDLVKSGELIELAKRIAESEGLAFETEWSKVFSY